The sequence TGAAGAACGGAAATAAATGTGAAACATAAACGCATTAGATTTGCatttaagtatatatttttagttttaaaaccaCATCACTTGGGTGttcgagttctttattgagccactgtatgtatgcTTTCGTCCTCACCAGGTTGCAAACTGGGCAGGTCACGGAGGAAATATAGGAAAATAGATCTTGCGTTAGGGTTGAGGAGGCCGCCTCTTGCTCCAAAAATTAGACTTATGGCATAAGCAGAGAAATCCTCATTAAAATAAGGCACATTTTATTATCGGGGATAAAGTTCGAGTGAGTTTGTAACAGAAGCTTTTTGGTTGAACAgaataaattctttttcaaTCAGTTTACTTAGTAGTGTAAGCATGAACTCCATTATATGAGCCGTAGAAAATACTGATGATGGAGGTACTACATGCTAACTCCTTCCATTGTTTTACCCAGTAGATACCTAATTTGATCGTTTCTTCAGCATGGATACAAGGAAGCTTTGGTGTTGGTAGGGTTAAGCACCACACCATATAAGACATGTGTTGGTGGAGGGTGTATAAAAATTGCTGTAATAATCAAGTTTCCAGATGTATAATGTAATTTGGGGTGTTTGACGGCAAACAGATTactttcttaataaaaatacgTAAAAACTTCTTAACTTCCTCAAACCTTTAAACCCCCCAAACTACCTCAAAGATTTTCAGTTTCTGTGAGTTATTTATGCTtagattattaatatattttagccATGTGACGtttatgactgtttttttaTCTGTTAGTTTCTTATCTAAATGTTTCGAAAACGTGAGATTATATTTAAGTGTAATTCCTAAGTAGTTGTATTCATTAACTATTGCTATTGGGACAGTTGTTAGAGACTCTACCACCTGTTCTGAAAACGATCACTTTTGACCTGGCAAGATTAACTTTTAATGCCCATTGCGAGCAATAACTGTGCAGAGGTCAAAGAGTATCTCCGCTAATACGACCAAATCATCAGCATATATTAGAAGTTTTGCACTAGTGCTTCCAATTTTTATGCCTCCTTTTAGGTATTCATTGAGATTGTTTAGGTATAGTGAGTAGAGTACAGGACTTAAAACGCGGCAAGGTTGCCCTGATTTACAACGAAAGGATCTGAAATTTCGGCATTAAACCAAACACGGTTCGTGTTACGTATTTTAAGGCGTATAATCTCGATCATATGTGTTGACATGCCGGACAACGCAAGTTTGCAATATGCTATGTTAGGAACTGTGTCAAAAGCGCAAGCAAAATCGACCGAAAAAggctattgtttttttcttttccttaaattttaattgggtaataaagggtgattttttacgagctataggaaagtttttgaagaaaacacacgctaaatgcatgaaatttgtatttaaatcgatagtacagtccatataatttaatgtttgaagattatttcaatgttcaaatgttgaccgcgactacgcatcaaatggtccatccgcttagtccaattttggcatacgctttccaatgtttcggctggtatctcacatataaatgctttaatgttaattcaattccaatgcgttaattgaagcaggcttgtctgaatagacatgagctttaacatagccccacaaaaaattatctaaaggcgttatatcgcacgatctgggtggccaattgaaaggtcccgaacgtgaaataaaatgttcatcgAACTCggctctcaacaagtccattgtggCACCATGTGGCATCAtgttgctgaaaccacatgtcatgcaagtcaagctcttgcattttgggcaaaaaaaagttggatatcatttcacggtagcgctcaccattcacagttacgttacgactcgcagcatctttgaaaaagtacggaccaatgatacctccaactgtgaccttttctggatacattagtagctcttgcaattcttctggctgatcttcactccaaaatcgacaattctgcttatttacgtacccattgatccaaaaatgagcttcgtcgctgaacacaatttttcgataaaaaagtggatcttaaactttcttaacagaacacgcatttttataataaaattcaatgatttgcaagcgttgttcgtttgtaagacgattcatggttaaattatagaccaaactgaagatgtttgacagtgaaacaaaacacgaaacgtgcgtcagctgtttaaaccaactgtttaaaaagataatagcttaaaaatcaccctttacttgtTAAAGTTATTGCTCGTCGTATCGGGTTTAATATCACAAACCCGTCACGTTTAGTTATTTACTGCGCGCTTAAGTACTAGAAAATTGTTTGTAGTTTTAAGTTGCTTTCttctcataaaataataaaccatAGCTTTTGGTGGCTTgaacataaaatatttgaaaaaaggtAAGTTGTCTGTAAACTTGCGttcttagtattaaaaaaaataaaaaaaaggttaagaataaatattgaaaactttaacaAATAGCAAATTCTCAGCAATTATTGAATGAGTTGTTAAAATTGGCTTTTGATCGTTCTCTTTCGTTCGCAGGTTCAAGATGTTCAGCCTGATTGAAGTTAAGAGGTTTGAAGTGGTCAACCTTTCTGTCAGAACAGATTTAGTCAGATCATTGCttagtttttttcataaaatgtatttatgaatTATGAAAACTTCAAAGCAATCTAAAGGTTCGACACAATTTTTACAGTTTCTGGTTGTACTCCGTACTTGTATAATTTTACGGCCATAATGGGGGCTTTTTAGTTTCTGACTTACTCATTTGTGTCTGTTTTCTCCCAAAAATATAGATTTAGAAAACTGTAAAATAGTTGACTTCTACAAAGACTCTCTGAGTATGTATGCTATGTATATATTGAACGGTGCGTTATTTTCTTCAACTCCGGAAAGCTCATCGGacctaaaaaatttgtttttcctttcCCCTTCACCTTTTTCTCCTTCGAAATTTTCCCGTCCACTGCTCATAACCTCCATTTCAGCTTCATCAAAAGCAAAACCGGCTTGTTCAGGCGAATCGCAATATTGCAAATCGTAAGTGATAGAATTAGCAAATAAAAGTAatcgaaatatttaataataatttaggaACTCATATAAGCAGTTCACAGGAAAAAAATAACACTGATGGTAATTTAGTTCGATTCGACGAGCACCCTTTCGTATTTTTCGCCATAATTTTTGTGCAAAACTTCACAAAACTTAGTCAGCTAATTGAGAAGAAATTGACTACTTCTAACGCTATATGAAAAAACAGCTCTGGAGGAATTACatgaaggaaaataaaatagaaaaccaaaagcccctcataattttttatttttactgcaCTACACTTTTCTGAAGCCAAAAGTgatttaagggggaagtctactgtgaatttttcaaaaaatcgattttttttttattagcttaaaaaatattttgaaccctcttaaataaggtacaatatgtgttacagctggctaaatttttcttcgttgaaatttcgaccttttcccgaagcgctccaaagcgcgtacctgctatactgaaactttaaacgcatttttctcgaaactaagtttttgtatacggtgtacacgatatctcgagttctgataaatgaatcagcttagaaatttaattatatattctctgtaatagtgtctctcgtctgacataggatttttttgatatcgttatttgttaaattgttataaacaatagtaacatcaattttaggcaaaaaaaaagaaaaaaatttcaagaatttttttttcaacgccaaaattttttatcgacataatcctacgtcagacgagagtcaatactatgtatatgataacaatattttgtttttttgttttagatcaccgaaacgtaagatttcatgtacaccgtttaggcacctaagaaaagcggacctgcgcttgcagaagtgccacagcggccattttgaatattttgacttaaaatttttttttcaaaaacttaaatatataataaagataagagtttaaatagattttatgtacgagcaatattttgttagaaataaaatccggaaaataagcctgttttttcccttgtcacagtagacttcccccttaagtaaTGCTAACGCATGCTCACTATTCATTTAACTAACACATGCTCACTATTCATTTGCTTAGAAGCGCAACTTGCTGCATACTTATAggcgaaaacaaaattaagtagAACTCGCTTAACCCTCTAGTACCCAAGACCGCCTGTAGACGGCCtaagtttatttcacgcttattccctCTTAAAATcccatttcgttactttttaaactctttctaattccggaaagtcccaaaattattgctggtgcatttgcagcagcgtcttgttttttaatcagccgtcatagtcatttgaagtcggaaaatagtgaaaagcggtcaaattaattattctgcaaaagtggtgtattttaaaaattaaataaaaatattagaagtgtatttagcgtataataaaaattatcatagtgttgctggttgtgttcaaaatacgaaagttaaaaataataacaaaaaaaaagtgtttcctgtattttataaGCCTTTGAAGACAGGCCGTCTAGAGGCGGTCCTGGGATAACTCGGAATAAATAACACTATacggtaagtttgaaattttgatatttttagagcggggctaagcttaaagttttggttttttagaaatggatcaacgacaaaagtttaaattatcatccctcaatgatgaagatattgcaacatttttggatttactagaaatcgacgatgatacagatgtggaagaagatttcgaagatcttttagacgaaaatgtggacgatgcagaattacctatagacactggaattgacgaggtgattaacagggcggtaaatttgtcagattctatgctggaatcagaagtgtgtgtcaatttatgtacatgttgtcaatttatgtctcgttgatcatttcaataacaggtttctGTCCATTCCGATGGCTCAACGTTTATGTGACGATGAACaaatgtgcgcaccgaagatgaggactttccttcgacaatatctgccagataaaccacataaatggggtataaaactcttcgttttgtgtgactccttcggattttgttataacttcgaaatatattgcggCGCAGGAGACAATGCTGTTCTGACTGATACACCAGATCTTGGGGCATCAGCGAATGTGGTGGTCCAATTTTCCCGTAATattccagattttaaaaaccatataacatatttcgacaactactacacgtcactgccacttctggtttatctaaaatcacACTTGCGCTGGAaactattcgttcaaatcgaattccgaattgcaaacttccgacagatcttgatctcaggaaacaaccccgtggatattcaactgaattttgtggatctgctttaggagttgacatttctttatcagtttggaaggacaataaaatagtgtgactcgcatcgagttacgcaggcgaaaagcccttccagaatgaaacaaatgttataaataaggtgtcgcggttcgtccgctcagaaaaaaaatttgttgatgtcgattgccccaatgtagtccgtgaatataatagtcatatatggggggcgtcgacctcatggatggactaattgggcgatataagattccggtaaagagcaataagtacacaaaccgactttttaatcacctgcttgatatggccatggtaaacgcttatgttttgttcagaagaattaacaagattgacacgcatgctaggcagtaccaactgccgaacttccgggcagagatcgcatacgtactatgcaaacaacaatactcttcaataccaagagctccaggtcgtccatgacaaactcctcaagtaaaatttactggaagaaaagcttacgtacctcctgacgacgttcgctacgacggagttggacattttgcaaagtttttatcacgcaccggtaAAAAAAGGTGCAAATATCCTGGCAGCACCTCCGAAACTCAAATCGTGTGCCGAAAATGGAatctgaatctttgtttttcccagcaaaaggactgctttcacaattttcaccataaataatttgcaccaactgcctatttatgctcaaaagcatgcctttcttttgtagacatttttctaatataaaactatttgaaataagactgactgtttgttttgtattgatttctgttaaaaactttctgttttgttcaataaaagtacgtaatacactgaatttgcaagtttttcatttagattttttttggcgttctttcccaaagccgcctgcaggcggggtaaggttttatccctatataatcggatcaaggaacaaaatttcactttcttgataaagaacctataattttacataatccccacccaaagcaatttttttcattcaaaaataaaatttgggcacaGGGTTAAATAGACTTAACTAGTAATCGGAACAGTTAGTTCGGCActaaaaaatactatacaaaATACTTAGTTACTTACTTGCCAGCCATAAGGGTATAGATAGCGAGCAATTGAACGTTCGAGACGAGTTACGTCTAAACACATTTtctctgaatagacatgagaagtttttaaatttgtttatgatattgacattaaatttgaaatttggaattcaaagttttttttttcaaaatattctcctggGAAGACAAAACACTTTTGCATTCGCTTTAACCAATTTGGAAGCACTTATGGCACTCAGAAGTTAATACCTCCAAGACAAgttgtttaaaggcttcaacagcttcgTTACgcattgaaaaacgttgacctagcattatatttttgatgtttCGGAAAATTGGAATAAAAGTGCTAACTGAggactgtaaggcggatgacccattaattcgatcttttgagtgttCATAAAACTCTTGCGTGAACCAATACGTGAGGGCTCGTATTGGATGTTTCATCTTCGGCGGTTGGAATTCCTTAAAGCAAATAAAGCTCGTTAGTGAAGACTTAATTATTGTGTAGTCAACGAGCATTTTCGTTAACTGTTCTTTcaacgaaaagaaaaacacgctattccgaaaaaatacaatttattttatatacacatgtacatacatatattcgaagTTAAGGTAAATAGAAAATTACGGCACGGCGCCTCGAATTAATCTGCGCGACGTGGTATACGATCCAATTGCGACTGACTTTGCCCTGCAGTTGGGCGTAGATATATACTTGCTTTGATTGCTGCGCAGAGCAATTTACAaaagtttgtatatatgtacatacaggtgTTAGAGTGCATGAGAGAGGGCAAGTGCATCGTTTATGTTGGTTGCGCTGACTGCGCTGCTTTCTGCATAACCAAACATCCTCCCCCCGTTGGAAGACTCGGGCTTTCAACCTCATCCTGTCTTGGCAATGGGCATAGCTTTCGGATGGCTCTTCGGATGACTCCATTTGCAGTTTTTAGTACAGCGACACGTGCCACACGATCTGATCCATATATTAGTTCGGTGACTCTTGCTAGGGGCCACTTGAGAGGAGGCAGATTTTCGTCCTTTACTAAAACTATGTCGTTGACGCAGAGTTCGAAATTCTGTGTGCGCCACTTTGAGCGCTGCTGCAAGGTAGTTAAGTACTCCTCACGCCAACGTGCCCAAAATATCTGCTGGTAGTATGATACGCGCTGCCATTGATCCAAACGATTAAAGTTAATCTTCGTGACATCTGGTTCAACATAAGTAGAGATAGGAGCAGTGCCAATGAAGTGAGCTGGAGTTAGAACGTCTAAATCAGCCGGATTCTCTGAAAGTGGAAACAAAGGTCTTGAGTTAATAATTGCCGCTATGTGGCAAATAAGTGTGCGCAGTTCATCGAAGTTTAATAATGACGAGCCCACCGAGCGATGAAAATGATATTTCGCAGTTTTAACGGCCGCTTCCCAAAGCCCACCAAAGTCTGCTTGCACATGATTATCGCTCAGGAATAAACGTTTTAATTCTGCCATCTCATTCTTAGCGCCGACAAAGTTGGTTGCGTTGTCCGACCATATACGAGTGGGGCGACAACGCGTTAGGATGAACCGCTTTAGTGCATTTAAGAATGCCTTCGTTGATAAGTCTGCTACGAGCTCCAGGTGCACAGCTTTCGTGGCAAAgcatatgaatatgcaaatGTAACATTTTATGGGTTGCTTGTTGCGTATTTCGTTTTTATAATGGAATGGTCCACAATAATCGACGCCTGTGACCATAAATGCATAAGATGAGTTTACCCTATCTTCCGGAAGATCAGCCATAATATGTTCCGCTAAGTGCGGTTTAGCTCGGAAGCATAGAGTGCATTTGCTTACAACGTtcgaaacagtttttcgtccgCCAATAGGCCAATACTGCAGCCGAATGTATGCTAGTAGGGAACGAGGACCCGCGTGCAAATTGCGCCTATGAAAATGCATAATGATTGCCTGAGTGACAGGATGACGCCTCGGCAGTATGACTGGATGCTGCGCCTCGAAGTCGAGCGCTGAATTTTTCAGTCGTCCACCCACACGAAGCAATCCACAACTATCGATGAATGGTGAGAGCGACGCAATGCAACTAGATGCCTTCACATCTTGACCGGCTCGAAGGCATTTGAGATCCTCTTTGAAGTGAAGCCTTTGGATGGTGCGCAGGAGTAGTTTTGTGCCACGGCGTATGCAATCAACAGTCAGTCCAGAAAGCCGCAAGCGATTTTGGAACTTATAaatgtaaccaaaaacatgctgtaatttttcaaatgaatttatgaatttacacCTGAGTGTTATGTCAACGTACTCAGATGTCGCAAATAACACCCTTTTGCGTATTTCTGGGAGTTGACTGACTTGACTGCAAGGGTTTGGCCAATTGTTTTTATCTTGAGCTAAAAAATCCGGTCCATGCAGCCATAGAGATGAGTTAATGAGGTCGTTAGAGGTTGCACCTCTGGATAAAATATCAGCTGGGTTAAACTTCGtaggcacgtagcgccattcCATACCCGCAGTCAACTCCTGTATAGTGGCTATGCGATTAGCTGTAAAGATTTGAAATCTTGAAGGTTCGTCGCGGATCCAGGATAACACCACCGTCGAATCAGACCAACAATAATATCGACACGAGAAAAGTTTCATTTGAGCTATTTCATGCATGAGTTGCGCCAACAGGGAGGCACCGCACAACTCCAGCCTTGGAACCGTAAGAGTTTTTAAGGGCGCTACACGAGATTTTGAACATAGCAGTTGCGCCTGGTTTCTTCCTTGACTGACTGACACGACGTAAAGACAAGCTCCGTATGCTTCGATGCTGGCGTCACTAAAACCATGAATTTCATAGGCGCCATTCTGCTGGATTGACAAACGGGGAAACTTTATTTGCGGTATGCGGCCAAAATCTGCACACAAACTAAGCCACGATGAATGTAGTGATGAAGGCAAACTTTCATCCCAGTCAAGCCTTTCTTTCCAGATTTGTTGAAGAAAGATTTTAGCCTTCGAAATAATAGGGCCGATGAGACCGAGTGGGTCATAAAAACGAGCAATAGTTGACAAAATGGACCGCTTGCAATGTTTTGATGAAGGCTGCATTGGTGAGAACGCGAACAATAGGCAATCTGATGCAGGATCCCAAGTTAAACCGAGTGTTTTAGTTATATCGCTTCCATCGTCGAACTTAAGTAGTGTTTCTCGATCATCAGGTGGTATCGTCTGCAACAATTCAGGATTACTGGAGCACCACTTTCTCAACTTGAATCCTCCTTTTTCCAGCAGCTTTGTAGTTTGACTCATAATTTCCTTGACTTCTTGAATGGACTCACCGCCTGTAATAAGATCATCGACATAAAAATCgcgctttaatatttttgagccTATGGGGTAGACAGTTTGTTCATCAATGGCTAACTGGTGCATCGAACGAATTGAGAGGAATGAAGCTGGTCTTGTACCATAAGTGACTGTGTCAAGTTTAAAGACGTTGACCGGCTGCTGTGGGGAGTCACGCCACAAGATGCACTGCAGATAACTATCGGGCTCTGAGACTCGTACACAACGATACATCTTACATATGTCACCCGTCAAAGCGATTGGAAAGGTTCTAAACCGAAGCAATGTGTTGAACAGCTTAGGTTGTATGGTGGGTCCTCTCATAAGCAAGTCGTTCAACGAGTATCCAGAAGATGAAACCGCAGAGCCATCGAATACAACGCGGAGTTTTGTAGTTGTGCTCTCTTCCTTCAAAATACAGTGATGCGGCAGAAAGTATTTGCAATACCGCAGATTGTTCTTAGTAACCAGTGACATATGTCCTAGATTCAAATACTCCCGTATGAATGCTGCATATTGGGCCTTCCGCTGTGGGTGGCGGTCCAATTTTCGCTCTAGATTAAGAAAACGACGAAACGCTTGTTCATAAGAGTCGCCCAAGAGATCAGTATTCACTTTTGCTGGTAGCCGGACCGAATAGTTCCCTGTAGACAAACGCAAATAATTGGCCTTAAAATGCGCCTCGCAGTCAAGCTCTTCCTTGGAGTATGTGGCGACAGATTCACAGCAACTTTCAACCTCCCAAAATCTACGTACTAGTTGATCAATTTGAACATTGGATTCGTAACCTATGTCAAGTGATGACTGTGCGGCCAATATCGCTCCCCTTTGCCGCTGCGATTCACCACCTGTTACAACCCATCCTAACCTAGTTTTCTGTAGGCACGGTAGACCGTGAGCTAACTTTATTTGTCCAATGCATAAGAGATCATAGAAGAGGCTGGCTCCAATAAGCATGTCTATTCGTTGCGACTTGAAAAATCCTCGATCTGCTAAACAAATGTTCGACGGTATTTTCCAATGAGAAATATCCAAAGTAAAAGAGGGTTGATTGTCCGTTATGTTAGGAGCAACCAACGCTGTAATGCAGGTAGAGTACTCCGAGTTTTGAGACTGAATAGTAATATTGACAGTCAAACCATCAGAGGCGAAGTTTGCATTACCAAGACCCGATACGTAGGTGGATGACTTGGTTTTTCGCAACTGCAGTTGATGAGCAAGACGAGACGTTATAATATGCAACTGCGACCCTGAGTCGAGCAGTGCACGACATGGCACCCATGTACCTGCGCTGTTCTTAACATTGATGACAGCAGTGGCTAGAAGCACAACATCAGGACTGAGATTCTGAGCAGATGTGACAATTGACGTTGTTTGTGAGATTGCAGCCAAGGTGTGGTGTGCGACTGAAGTTGAAACAAGCTTAGAGGTGTTTGGAGGTGCTAATTGGGAGGATGCTTGCACTGAAGATGCAGGACCTTgtgacgacattggtgaagaagagGAGTCGATATGTAGCAGACTGTGGTGCTTGGATCCACACGTACGACATAGACCAGCATTGCACGTTCGAAGCTGATGGCCTTTTCTGAGGCAGTTTAAACACAAAGCAAGCCTTTTGACCTCCTTGAGACGGAGTTGTggagataaatttaaaaaacgggtGCATGAATATACAGCATGGTATGTGTTGTCGCAAAAAACACAGCCATTGGTTGAATTGTTTGTATTGTTAGTAGCAATAAATGATTTTCTACCATGGTTAATAGTTCTACTATTTTTTCCCACCTGTGAGCCACGAGTATACGCTGCCATGGAATGTTCTACATTCTCCAGCCTTTGACAACGCTTCTCCAGGAAATTTGTAAACTGCTCCCATGAGGGTATGAGATCTAACGGCGCAGCTTCCTCCCAATTTGCCTGCGTGATACTGTCGACTTTTTGCAGAAGAGTGTGTACGATTATACACCCCGCTATTTGCTCCGAATTCCCCATGGTGCGTAGAGCGCGCTGGTTTGCATTTACCTTGTCGGATAATTCACGAAGCTTCACCGCTGAAGAAGTGTCCACCTTTTTGATGCCCATAATCTCAGTGATGTGTGCCTGAAAAATAAGACGCTTATTGTTAAATCTTTTGTTAAGCAAATCTAGAGCCACAGAGTAGTTGTTGCCACTCATCTCCAACGAACGAATTGCATCCAGAGCTGGACCCTTCAGATATGAACGTAGGTGCTGCAACTTTTCGACATCCGTGAGGTCCGGATCCTTGTCTATAACGGTTGAAAACAAGGAAAAGAAATCTGTGTATTCCGTATATCCTCCACTGAATGTAGGCAGTCTGAGCTCAGGCAAACGTGGTCGACTTTGCAAAACAACTGTTTGCCCTTCCAAAACCGGATCGTGCCGCATGGTTGAGCAGGATGGCATTTGAGATTGACGTTTATGAATCTCACGCCGTATACGACACCGAAGTAAAAGGAGTAGctcttcaaaatttgaacgcaGTGCTCCGCCGATTTCGTCAAAATTTAGCTCCTCTAAGCTGTCATGAGCCAAGTTAAACGTGCTGGAAATATGTTCGAGGCACTCCAACCGTACCTTTAAATCTACTTCGGTGAATGGATTAATTTTTTCGCCTTCGATTGCCCGTTCAATCGATTGCGCTTGTGCATAAATTGATTGCGCCTTACGTTTGTAAAAAATCACCATATCCTCAGGTGACAACCGAGAAGCTTCGTTTGTTGCCatcatacaaatattaaaaatgtattaacgaacaataatatatatatatatattaaaattgtatgcacGGGTTGAAGTTAGCAGTTTATACCGTTTGAAGTTAGCGGTATGAGCAGGTTGAAGTTAGCGGGATATACCGTTTGAAGTTAGCGGTATGAGCAGGTTGAAGTTAGCGGGATATACGGTTGGAAGATAAAACTACCGGAATACCGTATGAAGTtagtgtttttattgttttttttaagttcgtaCATATGCTACTTTAGTTATGTACGTGTGCTTCTGTACTTCACTTCAACTGTATTTTGTCTTATTTATTTCAACtgccttttgttttatttgtttcaactgtattttgttttatttatttcaactattttttattttatttatttcaacaattttttattttatttatttcgactattttttattttatttatttcaacaattttttattttatttatttcaactattttttgttttatttatttcaatagatATATTCCACGAGAATTTAAATAGGATTATATTAATCGCGATC comes from Anastrepha ludens isolate Willacy chromosome 3, idAnaLude1.1, whole genome shotgun sequence and encodes:
- the LOC128857566 gene encoding uncharacterized protein LOC128857566 is translated as MATNEASRLSPEDMVIFYKRKAQSIYAQAQSIERAIEGEKINPFTEVDLKVRLECLEHISSTFNLAHDSLEELNFDEIGGALRSNFEELLLLLRCRIRREIHKRQSQMPSCSTMRHDPVLEGQTVVLQSRPRLPELRLPTFSGGYTEYTDFFSLFSTVIDKDPDLTDVEKLQHLRSYLKGPALDAIRSLEMSGNNYSVALDLLNKRFNNKRLIFQAHITEIMGIKKVDTSSAVKLRELSDKVNANQRALRTMGNSEQIAGCIIVHTLLQKVDSITQANWEEAAPLDLIPSWEQFTNFLEKRCQRLENVEHSMAAYTRGSQVGKNSRTINHGRKSFIATNNTNNSTNGCVFCDNTYHAVYSCTRFLNLSPQLRLKEVKRLALCLNCLRKGHQLRTCNAGLCRTCGSKHHSLLHIDSSSSPMSSQGPASSVQASSQLAPPNTSKLVSTSVAHHTLAAISQTTSIVTSAQNLSPDVVLLATAVINVKNSAGTWVPCRALLDSGSQLHIITSRLAHQLQLRKTKSSTYVSGLGNANFASDGLTVNITIQSQNSEYSTCITALVAPNITDNQPSFTLDISHWKIPSNICLADRGFFKSQRIDMLIGASLFYDLLCIGQIKLAHGLPCLQKTRLGWVVTGGESQRQRGAILAAQSSLDIGYESNVQIDQLVRRFWEVESCCESVATYSKEELDCEAHFKANYLRLSTGNYSVRLPAKVNTDLLGDSYEQAFRRFLNLERKLDRHPQRKAQYAAFIREYLNLGHMSLVTKNNLRYCKYFLPHHCILKEESTTTKLRVVFDGSAVSSSGYSLNDLLMRGPTIQPKLFNTLLRFRTFPIALTGDICKMYRCVRVSEPDSYLQCILWRDSPQQPVNVFKLDTVTYGTRPASFLSIRSMHQLAIDEQTVYPIGSKILKRDFYVDDLITGGESIQEVKEIMSQTTKLLEKGGFKLRKWCSSNPELLQTIPPDDRETLLKFDDGSDITKTLGLTWDPASDCLLFAFSPMQPSSKHCKRSILSTIARFYDPLGLIGPIISKAKIFLQQIWKERLDWDESLPSSLHSSWLSLCADFGRIPQIKFPRLSIQQNGAYEIHGFSDASIEAYGACLYVVSVSQGRNQAQLLCSKSRVAPLKTLTVPRLELCGASLLAQLMHEIAQMKLFSCRYYCWSDSTVVLSWIRDEPSRFQIFTANRIATIQELTAGMEWRYVPTKFNPADILSRGATSNDLINSSLWLHGPDFLAQDKNNWPNPCSQHVFGYIYKFQNRLRLSGLTVDCIRRGTKLLLRTIQRLHFKEDLKCLRAGQDVKASSCIASLSPFIDSCGLLRVGGRLKNSALDFEAQHPVILPRRHPVTQAIIMHFHRRNLHAGPRSLLAYIRLQYWPIGGRKTVSNVVSKCTLCFRAKPHLAEHIMADLPEDRVNSSYAFMVTGVDYCGPFHYKNEIRNKQPIKCYICIFICFATKAVHLELVADLSTKAFLNALKRFILTRCRPTRIWSDNATNFVGAKNEMAELKRLFLSDNHVQADFGGLWEAAVKTAKYHFHRSVGSSLLNFDELRTLICHIAAIINSRPLFPLSENPADLDVLTPAHFIGTAPISTYVEPDVTKINFNRLDQWQRVSYYQQIFWARWREEYLTTLQQRSKWRTQNFELCVNDIVLVKDENLPPLKWPLARVTELIYGSDRVARVAVLKTANGVIRRAIRKLCPLPRQDEVESPSLPTGGGCLVMQKAAQSAQPT